From a region of the Rhipicephalus microplus isolate Deutch F79 chromosome X, USDA_Rmic, whole genome shotgun sequence genome:
- the LOC142776682 gene encoding uncharacterized protein LOC142776682 isoform X1 has protein sequence MPEIKKVRFLMRGVKQELFAGLMRNQLSTVQEFISEATTIEKTLEMRTRKFNRHTSSEYAEVQPIYSDNLGDTIRAIVWEELRKLLLSAQPQVDSIAEIV, from the coding sequence ATGCCTGAAAttaagaaagttcgtttcctcatgcgaggagtaaagcaggagctGTTTGCGGGTCTGATGCGGAACCAACTAAGCACGGTCCAAGAATTTATCTCTGAAGCGACGACAATTGAAAAGACGCTGGAGATGCGCACCCGAAAATTCAATCGCCACACGTCGTCGGAGTACGCCGAAGTTCAGCCAATCTACTCCGACAACCTCGGCGACACCATCCGAGCGATCGTGTGGGAGGAGCTCCGCAAGCTGTTActttcggcgcagcctcaagtggattcgatcgccgagaTTGTgtga